TGAATAAAATATCTGATTTTCTCGGCAAAATCACCACATTTATTTCTATTTATTATATTAAATTTGTGTACAAAACTAGCAAAATAGTATCTACTGGCCAATATACACTTTTGCAATCTGCTCATGATGAAAAATTTATTATTGTATTTTGGCATGGGGATAGCTACTGCTTATATCCTTACCTTAGCGGACAAGGGCTCTACGTAATTACTACTAATAATGGACGTGGAGATTACATTAATTTAATATGTGATCATTTTGGATACAAGACAATTCGAATACCTGATGAAAGTGAAGGTGGAAACTTTTTATTTAAAATTCGACGTGAAATAAGTGGACCCGGCTGTGCTAATTTAACAATTACTCTTGATGGTCCCTTAGGTCCTTATCATCAGCCAAAGCGGTTTCCATTTATCACAGCAGTGCTTACAAAGCGTAAGGTGCTACCTCTTACAATCAATTGTAAAAGAAAAATACAATTAAAAGGCAGATGGGACAACTTCACCATTCCTCTACCTTTTAACAAAATTGAACTTCATGTTTATGATCCACTAGAGGTGAGCAAAAAAGACCTAGACAATGAAGCTATAGCTATAAGAAAGCAAGTCCTAAAAACGATGCAATAGTGCCATCCACGTGACAAGTGGCATCTTTGTAAAATAGAACTTTGCAAGCTACCTTTTAGGCGAAAATATCACATTTTTACATTAAGGGTTATAATGCAAAAAATAATTAATAAAAAAATTCATTATTACCCTCCCAAAGTTAAAGTTCAAACGTATATAATATAGAGTAAATACTAAATAATTATATATATGGTATTTATATCAATAAAGTTGGAGGGATTTATAATGATTACAAACTTAAAGTGGAGAATACTAATTTTTAGTACAACAGTATTTTTTACAATTGCCTGTTTAACTCAAGTATTGACCGGGAATGTATACGCAAATACTAATGTTCAAGAAATATTAATTACTGAAGTAGTGCCTATGTCTCAAAGTAGTAATGATGCATACGAGTACATCGAATTATACAATAACAGTGATAGAAATATAGACTTAAAGGATTATAAACTGCCATTACAGAACATTGATATTACCACTTCAAAGGTTATATCACCAAA
This DNA window, taken from Clostridium estertheticum, encodes the following:
- a CDS encoding lysophospholipid acyltransferase family protein, whose product is MNKISDFLGKITTFISIYYIKFVYKTSKIVSTGQYTLLQSAHDEKFIIVFWHGDSYCLYPYLSGQGLYVITTNNGRGDYINLICDHFGYKTIRIPDESEGGNFLFKIRREISGPGCANLTITLDGPLGPYHQPKRFPFITAVLTKRKVLPLTINCKRKIQLKGRWDNFTIPLPFNKIELHVYDPLEVSKKDLDNEAIAIRKQVLKTMQ